The Ranitomeya imitator isolate aRanImi1 chromosome 6, aRanImi1.pri, whole genome shotgun sequence genome window below encodes:
- the LOC138642555 gene encoding uncharacterized protein, producing the protein MSTNEQDCVRALIEMYRSLPCLWKIKSKDYSNRYMKREAYEKLVAVYREYHPTETVDENIVRKKIQALRTVFKKEVNKVENSKKSGAGTEEVYVPRLWYYDLMAFTRDQEIPRPCQTVTSLCEPSPEDILPESPDDHVPLQQRETTEANNVQSPQSSSSPSVEEQTCPLRPSRKRKSTAATPVDLLAVANSILSKHVTTKLSPFASLVEERLNRLDDTQRSHAERIMFDVMNAAAAGKLCDTSTLSIDVRQPSAHFYWGHQQEPMHSTPVRRPGPHNSQFRTPPAPPSFGDLSQGPPIATHHYSEMDTYYQNL; encoded by the exons atgtctacaaatgagcaggactgtgttcgggcactcatagagatgtaccgctccctgccctgtttgtggaagataaaatctaaggattatagcaaccgttacatgaagagagaagcgtatgagaagctggtggccgtctacagggagtatcatcccacagagaccgtggatgaaaacattgtgaggaaaaagatccaggctctccgcacagttttcaaaaaagaggtcaacaaagtggaaaattctaagaagtctggggccggaactgaggaagtctatgtgcccaggctgtggtattacgacctgatggcattcactagagaccaagaaatccctcgcccgtgccagactgtgactagcctttgtgagccatcgcccgaagatatcctgcctgagtctcctgacgaccat gtgcctctgcaacagcgggaaacaacggaagcgaacaatgtccagtcccctcagtcctccagtagcccgtctgtcgaggagcagacatgtccactgcgcccatctagaaaaagaaaatcaacagcagccacacctgtggatctcctggcagtggccaacagcatcttgtcgaagcacgtcacaaccaaactctccccattcgcatccttggttgaggaacgtttaaacagactggatgatacccaaagatctcacgcggagagaataatgtttgacgttatgaacgcggcagccgcaggaaaactatgcgacacatcaacattgagcattgacgtccgtcagcccagtgcccatttttattggggacaccaacaggagcccatgcacagcactcctgtccgcagacctgggccacataattctcagttccggacaccacctgcacccccttcttttggtgacttatcacaaggacctcctatagccacgcaccactacagtgagatggacacttactaccaaaatttgtag